A stretch of the Vitis vinifera cultivar Pinot Noir 40024 chromosome 16, ASM3070453v1 genome encodes the following:
- the LOC100853300 gene encoding receptor-like protein EIX2, with protein sequence MRNSRPIILFPLLCFLSSTISILCDPNTLVCNEKEKHALLRFKKALSDPGNRLSSWSVNQDCCRWEAVRCNNVTGRVVELHLGNPYDTDDYEFYSKFELGGEISPALLELEFLSYLNLSWNDFGGSPIPSFLGSMGSLRYLDLSYAGFGGLVPHQLGNLSTLRHLDLGRNYGLYVENLGWISHLVFLKYLGMNRVDLHKEVHWLESVSMFPSLSELHLSDCELDSNMTSSLGYDNFTSLTFLDLSDNNFNQEIPNWLFNLSCLVSLRLYLNQFKGQISESLGQLKYLEYLDVSWNSFHGPIPASIGNLSSLMYLSLYHNPLINGTLPMSLGLLSNLEILNVGWTSLTGTVSEAHFTALSKLKRLWISGTSLSFHVNSSWTPPFQLEFLGADSCKMGPKFPAWLQTQKSLVYLGFSRSGIVDTAPNWLWKFASYIPWINLSNNQISGDLSQVVLNNTVIDLSSNCFSGRLPRLSPNVRILNIANNSFSGQISPFMCQKMNGTSQLEALDISINALSGELSDCWMHWQSLTHVSLGSNNLSGKIPNSMGSLVGLKALSLHDNSFYGDIPSSLENCKVLGLINLSNNKFSGIIPWWIFERTTLIIIHLRSNKFMGKIPPQICQLSSLIVLDLADNSLSGSIPKCLNNISAMAAGPIRDIRYDALEVNYGYSNYDNYMESLVLDIKGRVAEYKEILQYVRMIDLSSNNLSGSIPIEISSLFGLQFLNLSRNHLMGRIPEKIGVMASLESLDLSRNHLSGEIPQSMSNLTFLDHLDLSFNSFSGRIPSSTQLQSFDPLSFFGNPELCGAPLTKNCTKDEETLNPTAVEENREIPEIPWFYIGMGSGFIVGFWGVCGALFFKRAWRHAYFQFLYDMRDQAYVGIAIKLKWFHQKLRRYHAG encoded by the exons ATGAGAAACTCCAGACCCATCATTCTGTTTCCCTTGCTTTGCTTTCTCTCCTCCACCATCTCAATCTTATGTGACCCAAACACTTTGGTTTGCAATGAAAAAGAGAAGCATGCCCTTCTAAGATTCAAGAAAGCTCTCTCTGATCCTGGCAACCGGCTCTCGTCTTGgtctgtcaatcaagattgttGTAGATGGGAAGCAGTTCGCTGCAACAACGTTACAGGGCGAGTGGTTGAGCTCCATCTCGGTAATCCATATGACACGGATGATTATGAATTCTATAGCAAGTTCGAGTTGGGTGGTGAGATTAGCCCTGCTTTGCTTGAATTAGAATTTTTGAGTTActtgaacttgagttggaaTGATTTTGGAGGTAGTCCAATTCCAAGTTTCCTGGGTTCCATGGGAAGTTTGAGATATCTTGACCTCTCCTATGCTGGATTTGGTGGACTAGTCCCTCATCAGCTTGGAAATCTCTCGACTCTTCGTCACCTGGATCTGGGACGTAACTATGGGCTGTACGTTGAGAATCTTGGTTGGATTTCTCATCTTGTTTTTTTGAAGTACCTAGGCATGAATCGGGTCGACCTTCACAAGGAAGTCCATTGGCTTGAATCCGTGTCTATGTTCCCTTCTCTTTCAGAGCTGCACTTGTCCGATTGTGAACTTGATAGCAATATGACTTCATCTCTCGGGTATGACAATTTCACATCTCTcacatttcttgatctttctgACAACAATTTCAATCAAGAAATACCAAATTGGTTGTTTAATCTCAGTTGTCTTGTGTCTCTAAGGCTATATCTCAATCAATTCAAGGGGCAAATTTCAGAGTCTTTAGGACAACTCAAATATCTAGAATATCTCGATGTTTCTTGGAATTCCTTTCATGGCCCTATTCCTGCATCCATAGGAAACTTATCATCCTTGATGTATTTGAGTCTTTATCATAATCCGTTGATTAATGGCACTCTTCCAATGAGTCTGGGGCTTCTATCCAATTTGGAGATATTAAATGTAGGATGGACTTCCTTAACAGGGACCGTATCAGAAGCACATTTTACAGCACTCTCAAAATTGAAGCGCTTATGGATATCTGGGACATCTTTATCTTTCCATGTGAACTCCAGTTGGACTCCTCCATTCCAACTAGAGTTTCTGGGTGCGGATTCCTGTAAAATGGGTCCAAAATTTCCTGCGTGGCTACAGACACAAAAGTCTCTTGTCTATCTAGGCTTTTCCAGGTCTGGAATTGTGGACACAGCTCCAAACTGGTTATGGAAGTTCGCTTCATACATCCCTTGGATCAATCTCTCTAACAACCAGATATCTGGGGACTTATCCCAAGTTGTACTAAATAATACTGTCATTGATTTGAGTTCTAATTGCTTCTCAGGTCGGTTGCCACGTCTGTCTCCGAATGTTCGTATTTTGAATATTGCTAACAATTCATTCTCGGGACAGATTTCCCCTTTCATGTGCCAAAAGATGAATGGAACAAGTCAATTGGAGGCCCTTGACATATCAATTAATGCTTTATCAGGGGAACTTTCTGATTGTTGGATGCATTGGCAGTCTCTTACTCATGTAAGCCTGGGAAGCAACAATCTATCTGGTAAAATTCCTAATTCCATGGGTTCTTTGGTCGGACTTAAAGCATTGAGCTTGCACGACAATTCCTTCTATGGAGACATACCCTCATCACTAGAGAACTGCAAGGTTTTGGGGCTGATAAATCTAAGTAACAATAAATTTTCGGGGATTATACCCTGGTGGATTTTTGAGAGGACAACTCTAATTATTATCCACTTAAGATCCAATAAATTCATGGGCAAAATTCCTCCACAAATATGCCAACTTTCTTCTCTTATAGTGTTGGATCTTGCTGATAATAGTCTGTCAGGATCAATACCCAAGTGCTTGAATAATATCAGTGCAATGGCTGCAGGACCTATCCGGGATATTCGGTATGATGCTTTGGAAGTAAATTATGGTTATTCTAATTATGATAATTACATGGAAAGTCTTGTTTTAGATATAAAGGGGAGGGTAGCAGAGTACAAAGAGATTCTTCAATATGTAAGGATGATTGACCTTTCAAGTAACAATTTATCTGGATCAATCCCAATTGAAATCTCAAGTCTTTTTGGACTGCAATTTCTAAACTTATCTCGAAATCATTTAATGGGGAGGATACCAGAGAAAATTGGGGTGATGGCATCATTAGAATCTCTAGATCTCTCGAGAAATCATCTTTCAGGTGAAATTCCTCAGAGCATGAGCAATTTAACATTTCTTGATCACCTGGACCTGTCATTCAACAGCTTTTCTGGGAGAATTCCTTCAAGCACCCAGCTTCAAAGCTTCGATCCACTTTCTTTCTTTGGCAATCCTGAACTGTGTGGAGCCCCTCTTACGAAAAACTGCACAAAAGATGAAGAGACTCTAAATCCCACTGCTGTAGAAGAAAACAGAGAAATTCCAGAAATCCCATGGTTTTACATCGGCATGGGATCAGGATTCATTGTGGGGTTTTGGGGAGTTTGTGGAGCTCTCTTTTTCAAGAGAGCATGGAGGCATGCTTATTTCCAGTTTCTTTATGACATGAGAGACCAGGCCTATGTGGGTATAGCAATAAAATTGAAGTGGTTCCACCAAAAGCTGAGAAGATACCATGCTG GATGA